Proteins encoded in a region of the Streptococcus sanguinis genome:
- a CDS encoding PrsW family glutamic-type intramembrane protease, with product MNKTRRIALYIYLVLAGIGLQFELGGMAEKDVTLEAGRDLVLNFAVLAAFFLPFYFLIKKLAKKLSVETIVLGTALFGGAFISGWLSFAGNSLIDIINSNFIKDPAVFNAWTNALTAPFAEEFFKSLTAFAALYILGRKDIQSVFIAGLSSGFGFQVIEDIAYVSRVTFGGEYSGSLEAVGRIAGGLASHTLYTAVVTVGVYLLFSTAYKKYRLFGLWCVVSTVANHFIWNSPFFETEHRINIVVGFLFAFLVATFIEVYRLVLKEKKTDLEI from the coding sequence ATGAATAAAACAAGAAGAATTGCTCTCTATATCTACTTAGTCCTAGCTGGTATTGGCTTGCAGTTTGAGCTTGGGGGCATGGCGGAGAAGGATGTCACCTTAGAAGCTGGCCGCGACTTGGTTCTGAACTTTGCTGTTTTAGCTGCCTTTTTCCTGCCTTTCTATTTCTTGATTAAAAAACTCGCCAAAAAGTTATCGGTTGAGACGATTGTTCTAGGAACAGCCCTCTTTGGAGGTGCCTTTATCTCTGGCTGGCTAAGTTTTGCAGGCAATAGCTTGATTGATATTATTAACTCTAACTTTATCAAGGATCCTGCTGTTTTCAATGCTTGGACCAATGCACTGACAGCTCCTTTTGCAGAGGAATTTTTCAAGTCTCTGACAGCTTTTGCAGCTCTCTACATTTTGGGGCGCAAGGATATTCAGTCAGTCTTCATTGCTGGGCTAAGTTCGGGCTTTGGCTTTCAAGTCATAGAAGATATTGCCTATGTATCCAGAGTGACTTTCGGGGGAGAATATAGTGGATCCTTAGAAGCAGTTGGAAGAATTGCTGGCGGATTGGCTTCACATACTCTCTATACAGCAGTGGTAACCGTTGGAGTTTATCTTCTCTTCTCCACGGCTTACAAGAAATACCGCCTCTTTGGTCTCTGGTGCGTCGTATCAACAGTTGCTAATCACTTTATTTGGAACTCTCCTTTCTTCGAAACAGAGCATCGGATTAACATTGTTGTCGGATTCTTATTTGCCTTTCTCGTTGCTACTTTTATAGAAGTTTACCGACTGGTTTTGAAGGAGAAAAAGACAGATTTAGAAATTTAA
- a CDS encoding C69 family dipeptidase has translation MKKILFRSLLALSTIFLFPFQVVEACTGFIVGKDLTADGTTLYGRTEDLEPNHNKVFLVHPRKTNASGAKLVDETNGFEWTLPAESYKYTSVSDVTPSQGIFDEVGFNEYGVSISATVSAKANDAIQKVDPYVENGLAESILTTVVLPHVQTARQGVELMAQIVREQGAAEGNIITIADKTGVWYMEILSGHQYVAIKFPDDKYAVFPNTFFLGSVDFDDTENVIASKGVQDVAKQANSYKEIDGKFHISQSYNPPMAEADRSRAWAGITSLDPNAAVSYNDSYFDLMHSTDRKISVADVMAMQRNRFEGTQFKPLDQMELDGKGLPQRGTTDPVYKYPLGNPNVMEAHIFQLKDGVPANMGGGTMWLAVGSPRFSPYLPYNGNITDTYDAYKVNTTGYSPDSWYWVASHIYDMAAKHQDLFGTSVQDRWKALEARFIEEQNALDAANAALPDSSAKVTEETQARAAQVFKEMKELEAEMEAKIKEATKTTPSSSSKDSSSSSSSQSSSSSSSSATSSSSDTRTEVNVEDDSLVDVATGIRLKNADLVKGGLQLSVQKLESKNQPTDTYDIRLTDPNGQPVHQVSPTLVTIPVRKDLPVDAVYALDENGKQVEKFDVTVNQNQTISFTTNHFSVYQVQYRNEQSVKAKKKDLPSTGEQVTIMGLAGLIILAGVFFLLKKTKKN, from the coding sequence ATGAAAAAAATATTGTTTCGTTCCTTGTTAGCTCTTTCGACCATTTTTCTCTTTCCTTTCCAAGTGGTTGAAGCCTGCACAGGATTTATCGTCGGGAAAGACCTGACTGCAGACGGCACGACGCTTTACGGTCGGACAGAGGACTTGGAGCCCAATCACAATAAGGTCTTTCTGGTTCATCCGAGAAAGACCAATGCGAGTGGTGCCAAGCTGGTCGATGAAACCAACGGCTTTGAATGGACCCTGCCGGCAGAAAGCTACAAGTATACTTCGGTATCAGATGTGACCCCATCCCAAGGTATTTTTGACGAGGTTGGCTTCAATGAATACGGTGTTTCGATTTCTGCGACAGTTTCTGCCAAGGCCAATGATGCCATCCAAAAAGTGGATCCTTATGTAGAAAATGGCTTGGCAGAGTCTATCCTGACAACCGTCGTTCTGCCCCATGTTCAGACAGCCCGTCAGGGTGTGGAGCTGATGGCACAAATTGTCAGAGAGCAGGGAGCAGCAGAGGGGAATATTATCACCATTGCTGACAAGACCGGTGTCTGGTATATGGAAATCCTATCTGGTCACCAATATGTTGCTATTAAATTCCCAGATGACAAGTATGCAGTCTTTCCTAATACTTTCTTCTTGGGCAGTGTTGACTTTGACGATACAGAAAATGTTATTGCATCAAAGGGTGTTCAGGATGTAGCCAAGCAGGCTAATTCTTATAAAGAAATTGACGGAAAATTCCATATTTCTCAGTCCTACAATCCACCGATGGCAGAGGCAGATCGTTCACGTGCCTGGGCAGGTATCACCAGTCTGGATCCAAATGCGGCCGTGTCTTATAACGACTCTTACTTTGATCTCATGCACTCCACAGACAGAAAGATCAGTGTAGCAGATGTCATGGCTATGCAGCGCAATCGCTTTGAGGGCACTCAGTTCAAACCGCTGGACCAAATGGAGCTAGATGGTAAAGGGCTGCCACAACGCGGTACGACAGATCCTGTTTACAAATATCCGCTGGGCAACCCAAATGTCATGGAAGCTCATATCTTCCAGCTTAAAGACGGCGTTCCAGCCAATATGGGCGGAGGCACTATGTGGCTAGCGGTAGGCAGCCCTCGCTTCTCACCTTACCTGCCTTATAATGGTAATATCACAGATACTTACGATGCTTATAAGGTCAACACAACTGGCTACAGTCCAGACTCTTGGTACTGGGTAGCATCTCATATCTACGATATGGCAGCCAAGCATCAAGACCTCTTTGGTACTTCTGTCCAAGACAGATGGAAGGCCTTGGAAGCCCGCTTTATTGAGGAACAAAATGCTCTAGATGCAGCCAATGCAGCTCTGCCAGACTCCTCAGCAAAAGTTACAGAAGAAACACAGGCTCGAGCAGCGCAAGTCTTTAAGGAAATGAAAGAGCTAGAAGCTGAAATGGAAGCTAAAATCAAGGAAGCAACAAAAACTACTCCTTCCAGCTCCAGCAAAGATTCTAGCAGCTCTTCGTCATCTCAAAGCTCATCCAGTTCTTCCTCTTCAGCAACTTCTAGCAGTTCTGATACACGGACGGAAGTCAATGTAGAAGATGACAGCTTGGTGGATGTTGCAACTGGTATTCGCTTGAAAAATGCTGACTTAGTCAAGGGCGGTCTTCAGCTGTCTGTGCAAAAACTGGAAAGCAAGAATCAGCCGACAGATACCTATGACATTCGCTTGACCGATCCGAATGGTCAGCCAGTGCATCAGGTCAGTCCGACCCTTGTGACGATTCCAGTTCGCAAGGACCTGCCAGTAGATGCCGTCTATGCTCTGGATGAAAATGGCAAGCAGGTTGAGAAGTTTGATGTAACGGTTAATCAAAACCAGACTATCAGCTTCACGACCAATCATTTCTCTGTCTATCAAGTGCAGTATCGAAATGAGCAGTCCGTCAAGGCCAAGAAAAAAGACCTGCCATCAACAGGTGAGCAAGTCACCATCATGGGCCTTGCTGGCTTGATTATCCTAGCAGGAGTCTTCTTCCTTTTGAAGAAAACAAAGAAAAACTAA
- a CDS encoding TetR/AcrR family transcriptional regulator: protein MIQKRKTSTKEDIKEALIQLLSEEKFENISISKLCKRAGINRGTFYLHYQDKYQMVDSLKSDIISQLSSYSMFEVENEYPKKLMIAKFHILRANERLINALTRSHYIDFREAIREYITTIILSDKQETATQRFLEENFQIPPKYALEIFLSSVEGIISLWIAGGAQEEPEELTDIILTTYNYDYLR from the coding sequence ATGATCCAGAAAAGAAAAACCAGCACTAAGGAAGACATCAAGGAAGCCTTGATTCAGCTGCTTTCAGAAGAAAAATTCGAGAACATCTCTATCAGTAAGCTCTGCAAGCGGGCTGGGATTAATCGCGGCACCTTCTACCTCCACTACCAAGATAAGTATCAGATGGTTGATAGTCTCAAAAGTGACATTATTTCCCAACTTTCTAGTTATAGTATGTTTGAAGTGGAGAACGAATATCCCAAAAAATTAATGATAGCAAAATTTCATATACTGCGCGCTAATGAACGTCTTATCAATGCCCTGACCAGAAGCCATTATATTGACTTTCGAGAGGCTATTCGGGAGTACATAACCACTATCATTCTGAGTGACAAGCAAGAGACTGCTACCCAGCGTTTTTTAGAGGAGAACTTTCAGATTCCTCCGAAATATGCACTGGAAATCTTCCTATCCAGTGTTGAGGGGATTATTTCTCTTTGGATAGCTGGCGGAGCTCAAGAAGAACCTGAAGAACTCACTGACATAATTTTGACTACTTATAACTATGACTATTTGAGATAA
- a CDS encoding ABC transporter ATP-binding protein encodes MAYIEMKHSFKRYQMGDTEIVANHDISFEIEKGELVIILGASGAGKSTVLNILGGMDINDEGDILIDGQNIADYNSHQLTDYRRNDVGFVFQFYNLVPNLTAKENVELASEIVKDAQDPVAALTAVGLEKRLNNFPAQLSGGEQQRVSIARAVAKNPKILLCDEPTGALDYNTGKQVLQILQDMSRNQGATVIIVTHNAALAPIADRVIRMHDARVKSVTVNEEPQDISTLEY; translated from the coding sequence ATGGCTTATATTGAAATGAAACATAGCTTTAAACGTTATCAGATGGGGGATACGGAAATAGTCGCCAATCACGATATTTCTTTTGAGATTGAAAAGGGGGAACTGGTTATTATCCTGGGTGCTTCTGGTGCCGGTAAGTCTACAGTTCTTAATATCCTTGGCGGTATGGATATCAATGATGAGGGAGACATCTTGATAGACGGACAGAATATTGCTGACTACAATTCTCACCAGCTGACGGACTATCGCCGCAATGACGTGGGCTTCGTCTTTCAGTTTTATAATTTGGTGCCTAACCTGACGGCTAAGGAAAATGTCGAATTGGCTTCTGAAATCGTCAAGGACGCTCAAGATCCAGTGGCAGCTCTGACCGCAGTTGGTCTGGAAAAACGCCTCAATAACTTTCCTGCTCAGCTATCAGGTGGGGAGCAGCAGAGGGTGTCCATTGCTCGGGCTGTGGCAAAAAATCCCAAGATTTTGCTCTGCGATGAGCCGACAGGGGCTCTGGACTACAATACTGGCAAGCAAGTGCTACAAATCTTACAGGATATGTCCCGCAATCAAGGAGCGACAGTTATTATCGTGACCCATAATGCTGCCTTGGCTCCCATTGCTGACCGGGTTATCCGCATGCACGATGCGAGAGTCAAGAGTGTTACAGTCAATGAAGAGCCTCAGGATATAAGTACATTGGAGTATTGA